In the Pongo abelii isolate AG06213 chromosome 18, NHGRI_mPonAbe1-v2.0_pri, whole genome shotgun sequence genome, GTACCATGAGTAAAATTTTAGGTGTTTTGCAAGAACCACCATTCTCAATGAGTCGTACTCTTTCtttaatgtaggcattttttttttcaaaatgccaCCTCTCCTGGGCTTGCTTTCCCTTGCTTTGTCTATAAATGGGACTGTCCACCACAGCCCAGGCATGCTGGGGGCACTTGCTAAGACCTGTGGACCAGCCTGCCTGCTTGAGAAAAGGCCAGTGGACAAGTCCAGAGATTAAATGATGAAAAAACAATGATAAAGGCAAATTGGTTtttcaccctttttttttctttttttggggggatggagttttgcttttgttgcccaggctggagtgcaacggcacaatcttggcacactgcaacctccacctcccgagttccagtgattctgctgcctcagcctcccaagcagccaggattataggtgtctaccaccacgcccagctaatttttgtatttttagtagagacagggtttcaccatgttggtcaggctggtcttgaactcctgacctcaggtgatcacccgcctcccaaagtgctgggatcacaggtgtgagccaccatgcctggctggttttcACCCTTTCTGCTCAGAAAAAAGGAGGCAAGTCTGTTGTCACTTAATATTATAAGTAGATgttctcatttcttttaaaataaactagcaGCCTGTCTGTCCATCCACAGACACTTAGACTGTGATGTCAGGTGCCACCTTTGATGGGGCTCCCACCTGCCCTGGGGTGAGGAAGCCCCAGTCCTCTTGCTTAGGACTCCTCCCCAATGGGAAGCAATAGTCACGCAAATTGCTGAGCCTTAGCATTGACTGCCTTTAATGTCCCCCCCGAAACAGGCTTTTTGATTCATGTTGGAAACATAAGAGGGGTGAGCTCTCTAACTTGCCTGGGatgttgttttacatttaagtgcaATGCCTTTCCTTAAAACCAAACTCTTATAACTTACTCCTGGAAGGACTAATTTATTATTCAAACTCTGAGACTTTAGAGTAAAAAGTGATGCTATTAATATTTATACCAGGGCCaagtgtggtgattcatgcctataatctcagcactttgggaggctgaggtgggaggatcacttgaagctgggagtttaagaccagcctgggcaatatagcgagacccagtgtctacaaaaaatttaaaaatcagccgggcacagtggctcatgcctgtaatcccagcactttgggaggccgagacaggcggatcacgaggtcaggagatcgagaccatcctggctaacacggtgaaaccccatctctactaaaaatacaaaaaattagccaggcatggtggcacgcacctgtagtcccagctactcgggaggctgaggcagcgagaatcgcttgaatctgggaggcagaggttgcagtgagccaagatcacgccactacactccagcctgggtgacaaagtgagactccgtctcagaaaaaaaaaaaaaaaaaattagctgggcatggtggcctgcacttgtagtccaagctactgaggaagctgaggtgggaggattgcttgagcctgggcagtcaaggctgcagtgagctgtagttGTGGCaccgtactccaacctgggcaacagagcaagacgctgtctcttaaaaaaaaaaaaaaattggccaggtgtggtggctcacacctgtaatcccagcactttgggaggctaaggcaggcggatcacgaggtcaggagatcaagaccatcctggctaacatggtgaaaccccatctctactaaaaatacaaaaaatcagctgggtgtcgtggcgctcacctgtagtctcagctactcaggaggctgaggcaggagaattgcttgaacccagaaggcggaggttgcagtgagccaagattgtgccattgcactccagcctgggcactagagcaagactccatctccacacacaaaaaaaataataataaaataaataaaaagggtaCAGAGGGTACCTAGGAATGCTTTTACCTTATTGTTCAGAGATCGTTGCTCTGTGGTGTTGGAAAAATAAGCTCAGGAGTACTCGGCTGCTTTCCTCTGCTGTCTCTACCAGCTCTGAGCAGGCAGCATGGCCAGCCACCTTGATTATATGACCTCCAAACTTCACAGACTTTCAAGGTAGATGATATTGTTGAAATCTTTGATTCAGTAAGCTCATCTAACCTGCCCAAAGCAAGGGTGACTAAGTTATTGTCAAACTGAGTCACTTGTGAGAATAAAAGGCTGTGCTATTCTACTTATGCCAGCACAAACAGCATAAACCAGGACTGTTCCAGACCCAGCAAGCAGGAAGTATAGGCAGCCTTCCTCCGGTCAAAGAGTTGGCAGGTGGTGCTGAACGACTCCAGAACGTGAACTGCCCTACAGCAGGCATCTTCTTCGGTCAAGCTGAGGTCTCCTGGAGGTTACAAGCACCTGCAAAAGTGATTTGCCAACATCTTGTCCAAATaatttctcatctttatttttattaaaaaataataaaacagtcaCCACCAACCACGTGACAACTCGCCAGGCAAGGCcttgcttccctccctccttcgcGTCCCGTGTGCCTAGTCAGCAAGGTCAAGGAGGCAGTCGGCACTGATGTTAGCTTCGCCCAAAGGGAGTATTACAGAGAGAGGcttgggaaagggaaggaaacctGGACAGGCTTTTCAGCATTGAGAAATCACTTAAAACTGATTTGCTTTCAGTAACTGGTATGTCTGAAATGCAGGGAGGGAAGACCAAGCTGTCAACAATCAACCCACTTTTTACAGGTTGGCTCCAGGGAGAGGTTGGTCGAAACGGTGTTTAAAGGAAGGAGAGTGGTTTCAAGAGCTTGCTCAGCTCTCCTGGAACAAAGACTAAGGTGCTACATGTTGCTTGTTAGGCTTATACTACGGCGGGTCTGGGGCTGCAGGTCTGGAGTCCTTGTTAGTGCATTTAGTGCTGGTGAGAAGGGTGGGCCCCAGTCTTGGACGCTGAAGTCCTCTAAAGACAAGGCAGAGACACAGCCTCCGATCCCCCGTCACCTTCCACTGAATAAGGGGGATGGAGAGGAGGTCTCAGCGGTTGGCCTCCTGCAAGCCGAGATGCCTGCCAGCCTGGGCCTGCTTCCTTAGCGCTGTGAGAGCTTGTGTCTGACGGGCAGAGAGGAGCAAATGCAGTCCCTGTCGGGCTGACTCCGCGCAGGGCTCCCTAGCTTTGGGCTTGCAGGGCGACCCTGCTCTGTGACCCAGCGGCGGCTTCAGCCCCAGAGGGGGCCATGGCACAGGTGGTTTAGGCATAGCCGCCAGCCATCTGACTGGTGGCCGCATTGCTGCCTACTCCTCGCCAGGCCTGGTAGCTGAAGAAGGCACTCACTCCATAGGCGATCATCACCAAACACGCAAAGAACTGAAAGAGAGGTGAGAAGGGCTTAAGGACCGAGAGGGTGACAGTGACACAAGCTCCAACCAGATCTCAGGCCAGGCAGGAGGGGTTGTGGCAGCCGCACCATCTCACACTTAGCCAGATGCGTTTCACAGCTGTTTATCATGGGGCTGATGAGCACCAGGGTCCTGGGATGCCAACATTACCTTCTAAGCACGGGAAACAGCTAAGAACCGCAGGTGGGGCCTGTCAGATTGTGATAAGGGCAATGAAGGAGAAGATAAGAGTGACGCAGGGGACACCTAGCAAGGATTTAGTTCTAAAAAGACAACATTCAAAGGCCACCCTAGGAATTTCCTAGAACCAGTTCACGCCTCTATACTAACACCTGCAGCCACATTCAGAAGCTCCCCATCTCTGTCCCCATCACTGAATTTGCTGATTTCAAAACTGCCCTCATCAGGAAGAGTAAGGAACCAAATGCGTGCTGATCGAGGCCCTGCCCTCCCCTGGGCTTGGCTGTGGCTCCAGGCCTGGCGTCCAACCTCTCTGAGCGGGAACCTCCTGTCTGTCAAAAGGGACTGGtagtctcttcctctccctcactGTGGGCGTCGCGGGATCCTGGGAGGAGATGGTGTGCAGGGCCTGGTGGTGTGAAGGGTGACAGGCGTGGAGGGGACTGCAGCCACTTTACTGGCCACCTGACGTGGGCTCGGAGTTTGGGTTTCATGGGAGAGCCTACGAATCACCCAGAATGGTTTAAGCCAAAAGGTTTTTGCACGTGCACTTGTCAGTGGGAGAGCATGTTTTTCACATTCTCCAAGGGGGCACATGACCCTAAGTCAGTGTGGCACAGCTGATTTACAACAAGGTTCAATAGTTAacccaggccgggcgtggtagcttacacctgtaatcccagcactttaacaggccgaggcgagtggatcacctgaggtcaggagttcaaaagaccagcctggccaacatggtgaaactccatctctactaaaaatacaaaaattagccaggcatgagactccatctccaaaaaaaaaatacaaaatacaaaaaaattagctggtgtggcagcatacacctgtagtcccagctatttgggaggctgagtcaggagaatcacttaaacccaagaggcggaggttgcagtgagccgagatcacgtcaccgcactccagcctgggcaacagagcaagactccatctcaaaaaaaaaaaaaaaaatagttacccAAAACTTCCATTGCCCACCACACACCACTCCCCACTGTTAATTATGGAAGCCTGGAGGCAGCCCGGCTCCCAAGACCCACTGAGTGTTCAGGTGACAACTCCTCaggaggtggcaggtgcctggccTCAGACCAAGCGAGCAGCCTGAGTCCTGGGGCCAAGACCCTGCAGACCACCAAGGGAGCTTGGGAAGCAGACTCACCGAGGCAGCCGCACGCTGGTTATACGGCCGGGTGCCCCTCAGGGATGTCAGGTCAACTGCCGCAGAGCAGGCGATGAAGGCGGTGATGTAGAGAACGGTGGCACTGATGTTAAAGATCATTAACTGCGGGACATGGGggtagggagtggggagagaaaaGGCTTAAAACACAAAgagaggctggacacggtggttcacacctgtaatcccagcactttggggggctgaagtggaaggatcgcttgagcccaggagttacagaccagcctggggaacataggtaggccccatctctacaaaaataaaaaagttagccaggcatggtggcgcatgcctgtgatctcagctacttgggaggctgagatgggaggatcacctgttgccgggaggttgaggctgcagtgagtcatgatcacaccactgcactccagcctgggtgacacagtgagatcctgtctcaaaaaaaaaaaaaaaaaaagacacacaagaCCAACGGTTGGGGCCTCTTGGTTCCCACTGGCACACTCCTTGAGTAGCCATTGGATGGGGATGCAAACACCTGGGTCTTTCCCACCAACAGGGCCTCAAGAGGCCACAGTTTCCAGGGGGTCAGCCCATGAGGCCCTGATCCCCAGGAGGCCTGCTGAGCAAGGAGCATGAACACACCTGAGGCCGGGGGAGGGGAATGACAGGAGGGCCTCAGTGATGGGGTAGGGGCAGTGCCAGACCCATTCCTCACAGAAAGAGGCCAATCCATGACCCATCCCTTTGTACCAGCTAAAGAAACACAGGCCACTCCTCCAAGTGTGGCCCAGGGCCAAGCCCAGGCCATCCCTGGTACCACTGCAAGGTTTGGCTCTGTGGCCAGTCCTGGGCTGGGCCTCACATCCCTCTCTGCCTTCAGGGGGAAGAATCTTTGTCTCCCTTTTGGCCACATCCTAAGCTCAAGGCTCTAAGCAAATGCCAGGGTCAGGACCAGGACGACCAGATATTTCAAGCTGGATACAGAACCAGACTGGCAGGAAGGGGCACTCTGCTGACAACCAGGCCCCAGTCCCTCATCCCAAACGCTTGGGCCCCAGGAGCCCATTCACAGTCTTCAAATGCATGGTCCTCAAACATTCATTCAGTTTGtccaatatacttttaaaaaattaccaacattaTAAAATTAGATTTCATGAAAACCTGAAGACTTCATGTaaaaatttcatattaaaaaaatcgtggccgggtgcagtgtggctcacgcctgtaatcccagcactttgggaggccgaggcaggcagattagttgaggtcaggagttagagaccagcctggccaacatggtgaaacctcgtctccaataaaaatacaaaaattagccaagagtgatggtgcccacctgtaatcccagctacacaggaggctgaggtggaagaatcactcgaacccgggaggcaggggttgcaatgagctaagatcgcgccactgcactccagcctgggcgacagagcgggactttgtctaaaaaaaaaacttaggataTCAAAAGATTTTGCTCCAAAGGGGCTGCATTCCCACTAGGAACAGATGAAGTGAGTATAGAGGCAGCTTGCGATGGGCAGATGGATGCTGGCTTCTTCAGGGTCCCTCCTGACCCAATTCACTCACATATCGTGCCTGGATCCTGTAGGGGTCTGTAGCCCCCATGCCAGAAAATCTCAAGTTGGCCATGCTAATCCAGCCTTCTCTAGATGCAGTTAAGCCCTCTCTGCCCCATTCGTTGAGGGTCCAGAAGCACAAGAAGCAATGCCCTGCCACTGTGGCAGAAGGGAGCCTCCTTCCATTAACAGCCACGGCTGGAGCCCCAAATCTGCACCTAAGAGACACACAGGCTTTTATCTCCGGAGATTTCTCTCTTAGAGGCCCCTGGGACATGAGGGAGGGGGTGGACCCTGAGCCCGGAAGTCAAGGCGCCGCCTCCTCGCCCCAAAATCTTCCCTGCAAGCCCAGCGACCCCTGCAAACGCTGCCTGTTTCTGCCAGGGATGTCGAGATCTAACAAACCCATTTTGTCTTGAGGATGACTCACGTTTCCTCGGTTTAAAAAGTCATTGAATTCCAAACAATGCCGCCTAGTCCCAGCCTTGCTTGTCTTACAATCATGTGCCTTTCTCGTCTCTCTTCTCACTGAAAGCCTCAGACCCCAGCTGCAGGGGTTTTCCgggtcagaggaaaaaaaaaaaaccccagcagcTTTCTGTGTGTCTGGCCGGGGTACTTCCCATGTCCGCTCTCAGCCCTGTGTCCTGGGGAGACTGTCCTGGGGCAAACCTGGGGAGCCCAGCCTCTCCCAGGCCTCAGGGCCTCACCTGCAGGCAGCCGGGTGCCCGAGCTTGTCCTGCACACTTGAGGCCCTGCTCTGGGCAACTTCTGACAgcttgccccagcctccagccACAGGGCTGCCTACCTGGGCCAAGCTACAATCTCACAAACTCACACAACACAGGCACAAATTCTGACCACCCCcagagggaatttttttttttttttttttttgaggcggagtcttgctctgtcacccaggctggagtacaatggtgtgatctcggctcactgcaatctccgcctcctgggttcaagcaattctcctgtctcagcctcccgagtagctgggactagaggtgcgtgccaccacacctggctaattgttatattttttgtagagacagggtttcaccatattgctcaggctggtctcaaactcttgacctcaggtgatccactcgcctcagcctcccaaagtgctgggattacaggcgtgagccaccacacccggcctggaaaaatatttttcagattccAAATGGCCTCTTATAAATCCACTCAACAGCCCCTCACTTCTACGCCCCTCCTGGGACAAAGGCAAGCCTGTGTCCTTCCTGGCTCATGGTTCCCCAAAAAACCGTGcacctaggcatggtggctcactcctgtactcccagaactttgggaggccaaagtgagagacctgcttgagtccaggagttcaagatcagcccgggcaataaagtgagacccctcctctacaaaaaaaataaaataaaaattagcagggcatggtggtacgtgcctgtagtcctagctactggggaggctgagatgggaggatcacatgagcccaggggttcaaggctgcagtgagccattactgagccactgcactccagcctgcacatagtgagatactgtcttgaaggaaaaatagaaaaactggacCTCTGAACCATCAATCCTCACCTCCACCCCTGGCTCTGCAGACCAGCTTAGGTCAGTGAGGATGTCAGGCCACCCCCCCACACCCTGCCACTACTTTTAGGGAAAGTCACAGTGGTCCTGTCATAGCCACTTCCAGTACCCCCACCCAGACTCACCACCAGTGGCCAGGGAACCATGTACAACTTCATGTGCAGCTGAAACAGGTAAAAGATGAAGAGGACGATTGTCACCAGCCAGAGGAAGACAGCGACGAACATCACCCAGCCATAGGCCGGGTACAGGTGGTACGGGGTGTCCGCAATCAGCGCCCACACCAGCAGCCCCAGCACCTAGGAGGGTCAGACAGGGCAGGGTCGGCCAGAGATGCGGTTTCATTTCTTATCTAGCTAagaaatattggccaggcacagtggctcatgcctgtaatgtcagcactttgggagcccaaagtGTAATAAtcgctggaggtcaggagttcaagaccagcctgggcaacagagcaagtccccttctctacagaaaaattaaggccgggcgcagtggctcaggcgtgtaatcccagcactttgggaggctgaggtaggcagattacccgaggtcaggagttcgagaccagcctggccaacatggtgaaaccccgtctccactaaaaatacaaaaattagccaggcatggtggcacgtgcctgtaatcccagctacttgggaggctgaggcaggagaattgcttgagcctgggaggcagaggttgcagtgagctgagatcacgccactgcactccagcctgggcgacaaaagtgaaaatccatctcaaaataataataataatagttagccaggtatggtggtgtgcacctgtggtcccagctactcatgaggctgaagcaggaggatcacatgggcccaggagttagaagctgcagtgagccatgatcatgccactgcacgccaaccTCAGAGACAGAGTGaaattgtctcaaaaaatagaaaaaattttaaaaaggaatgctgACTTGGCTCGTGTGATACACCACTGTACTGGGGCCCTGACCTGCATTCTCACTCCTCTTCCAGGTCTCAGCTGAGATGTCAGGTGCTCCAGGACACCCCCACGCCTCCAGCCGGCGTCCCAGAGCCCTCGTCAGTGCTCACAGGGCCCCCCCAGGTACCCACCATCCAGGGCCATAATCGTTCCCTTCCCCAGACTGCGAGCTCCACGAGGGCACGGCCGTAGCTGTCTCACAGCTATGTCCCCACACCCAGCACAGGACCTAGGCCCTGCCAGGGGCTCAGTAAAAGCTGCTGAAAGGAAGATCAAGTCGCCACAATCCCAGAGGCGGGAAGACAACAGCCCTGTGTCCTCCCTCCCAGCTGGGCCCAGCAGAGAACGTCACAAGGGCCTCTGGGTGACCTCCTGTCCGACACCCCACGTCTCTGGCTCTCCCAGATGCCCTTCTATACAGGTGTTGCCATCTCACAGGTGAAACTGGGCCTCCAGGAAGCCAAGGGGCCTACCTGTCACGCCGTTCCCACATGGCAGGATGGGCCCAACCATCCCAGCAGAGCATGGGTAGTGGCTAACAGCATGAACTCTGGAGCCCAGCTGTCTGGCTTCGATCCCGGCTCTCCTTAccggctgtgtggccttgggcaagtgtcTAACCACCCTTGCTTATCGAATGAGTACAATGACCATTCCTACCTTGTAGAGCTACTGTGAGGACCCACAAGTTCATGCACATAAATGATTGCAACAGAAgtgtttttttattattccacAAGTCCGAAATGGACTGCACAGGCCCCAGCCCTCACAGCCACAGAGAATTCTCTGTGGCAGGTTTGTCGACTCACTATGCAGACTGTCTGAGGGTGCGGGCCAGCAAAGGGCCAGCTGAGGCAGGGCCCAGGGAGCTCGTGGAGGCCCCCAGAGGCACCTCAGATGTGGCCATCCTgggcctccccagcccctcctaCCCCCCCAACCCTTGCTGGTGGAGATGCTCTGGACAGTGCCTTCTCCACGAGGGCACTCTCTGGAATCCCTGGCCACGGAGAGGACACAAGGCTCTAGCTTTGGAGAAAGGCTCCATTGCCAATCAAGACACACAGAGGTGTCCTCTTTTTCCCCTGGTCAGTGCCCAGGTACATGGCACCAAGGCTGCGTAGTGACCTTGCCACCAGCCCAAGGACAAGTCAGTGGGATCAGAGAAGCGGCTCCGGAGCAGGACCTGCCTCTGGCTGCTAGGGTTTGGAGACAGAAAGTCCTGGCTGCTCCCAGCAGCTGAGGGGCTGCCGCCAGCCCCTAGAGCACCTGAGGGCCTGGGCCCAGAGCACAGACAGAGCTGGGGTGCCCGCCAGGCACCCCATCCAAAAGCACCCTCGTCAAGGACCAGAAGGGAAGCTCCTGTGTGGATCCCTACAGAAGCCAGGGACAAGACTCGGGGGCCTGTAGCTGAGCTGGCCCAGGGAGCCCTCAGCCCTCACaaccctccttcctctgcctcctccccatcccccaggGATCTGGCTGAGGAAGGGTGTGGCCCAGTGGGGAAGTGGCAGGTGGGGCCTCGAGCTTGGGAGCCAAAAGCTGTGTGGCTGTGTGACGCTGACCGAGTACCTTCCCTGCTCTCCGAGGAAGATTCTgggttttgttcactgctgtatcttcAGTGCCCAACAGTACTCGACACATAATATACGCTAAATACACAATGTGCTTAGGAACTAACAATCCTATTTCTTCATCCATGACAGAGATCAGAACCCTGCCCTGCACAGGCGCTGTGTATTAAAAGAGGAAGcagtggggctgggcgtggtggctcatgcctgtaatcccagcatttggggaggccaaggtggcaggactgcctgagcccaggcgttcaagaccccatcctgggcaatataCAGGGAGTCCATCTCtgccaaataatttaaaaattagccgagtgtggtgatggtgcacctgtggtcccagctacttgggaggctgaggggggaggatcacttgaacctgggaggttaaggctacagtgagccatgactgtgccactgtactccagcctgagcaacaccaagaccctgtctcaaaataaactaaaataaataaaattaaaattaagtaaaattaaaattaaattaacaaaataaaataagaagaagcAGGTGTCCATCTGTGAACTGCCCCTGGCCTTGCCTCCCCCCAACCCAAGTAAGGGGCTCAGCCCAAAGTGGGAGGCCCAGGGAAGGTGTCCCTCTCTCCAGGGCTCAGCACCTGCTCCTCCCCACACTGGGGTGAAGCTCCAGGgacccaccccacacacacacacagcaccctGCCAGCCTCTGCTGCCTGCCAGCACTCTCCTTTCACCGCCACAAGCAGGCCAGGTGAGGGCAGGCAGGTGAGGAAGCCAGGGTGGAGCCGCAGGGCCTTGCCCGCTGTCACACACCAAGCTGGGGGCAGAGCCCTTACGAGTGTGGACCCA is a window encoding:
- the PLLP gene encoding plasmolipin isoform X1 gives rise to the protein MAEFPSKVSTRTSSPAQGAGASVSALRPDLGFVRSRLGALMLLQLVLGLLVWALIADTPYHLYPAYGWVMFVAVFLWLVTIVLFIFYLFQLHMKLYMVPWPLVLMIFNISATVLYITAFIACSAAVDLTSLRGTRPYNQRAAASFFACLVMIAYGVSAFFSYQAWRGVGSNAATSQMAGGYA
- the PLLP gene encoding plasmolipin isoform X2, producing MAEFPSKVSTRTSSPAQGAGASVSALRPDLGFVRSRLGALMLLQLVLGLLVWALIADTPYHLYPAYGWVMFVAVFLWLVTIVLFIFYLFQLHMKLYMVPWPLVLMIFNISATVLYITAFIACSAAVDLTSLRGTRPYNQRAAASVLVTSRRPQLDRRRCLL